The proteins below are encoded in one region of Clostridium fermenticellae:
- a CDS encoding gluconeogenesis factor YvcK family protein — protein MKIVDWFRPGIKVKRWIVLGAMGILFIIFGVIEFINRRFYSIYYISFYIFLMLTGVFVLYISITQGMRSIIALINKGYLNVSIDSKKLESLIYEKRLLVKGPKIVVIGGGTGLSTMLRGLKYYTSNITAIVTVADDGGGSGDLREDLGMLPPGDIRNCILALADTEPLMEELLQYRFKDGKLKNQSFGNLFLAAMDGISSNFEEAVHKVSSVLAVTGKVIPVTLDNVVLKAKLKNGMIVEGESNIPKAVIENKSSIEKVFIDPPNARALDEAVQAIMEADAIILGPGSLYTSVIPNIMVRDIANSLKRTQAVKLYVSNIMTQNGETDGYTVGDHIKAIFNHIGENVLDYVVVNVGNIDSNLSHKYKQGESHLVKIDEEEIKKLNVEIIKGNFITNKHGLVRHNSEKLASILIETIMDKKLLFDRKKIIEYFYLSERLKQNKSK, from the coding sequence ATGAAAATAGTAGACTGGTTTAGGCCCGGGATAAAAGTTAAAAGGTGGATTGTACTTGGTGCTATGGGTATACTGTTTATAATATTTGGTGTAATTGAATTTATAAATAGAAGATTTTATAGCATATATTATATATCATTTTATATATTCTTGATGCTGACAGGAGTGTTTGTGCTTTATATTTCAATAACACAAGGCATGCGCTCGATAATAGCTTTAATTAATAAAGGATATTTAAATGTGTCTATTGATTCTAAAAAACTTGAAAGTTTGATATATGAAAAGAGACTTCTTGTAAAAGGACCTAAAATTGTCGTAATTGGTGGAGGAACAGGGTTATCCACTATGCTTAGAGGACTAAAATATTATACATCTAATATAACTGCTATAGTTACTGTTGCGGATGATGGAGGAGGTTCTGGAGATTTGAGAGAGGATCTTGGGATGCTGCCTCCAGGTGATATAAGAAATTGTATACTTGCGCTTGCGGATACAGAGCCTTTAATGGAAGAACTTCTTCAATATAGATTTAAGGATGGAAAACTTAAAAATCAGAGTTTTGGGAATCTATTTTTGGCTGCTATGGATGGAATTTCAAGTAATTTTGAGGAAGCTGTCCATAAGGTGAGCTCTGTTTTGGCTGTAACAGGAAAAGTAATACCAGTCACACTGGATAATGTAGTATTAAAAGCAAAATTAAAAAATGGAATGATAGTAGAAGGAGAATCAAATATTCCAAAGGCTGTTATTGAAAATAAAAGTTCGATTGAAAAAGTTTTTATAGATCCACCTAATGCCAGAGCATTAGATGAAGCAGTTCAAGCCATAATGGAAGCTGACGCCATAATACTTGGCCCTGGAAGTTTATATACAAGCGTTATTCCTAACATAATGGTCAGAGATATAGCAAATAGTTTAAAAAGAACTCAGGCGGTAAAATTATATGTTTCGAATATAATGACGCAGAATGGTGAGACAGATGGATATACTGTTGGAGATCATATCAAGGCAATATTTAATCATATTGGAGAAAACGTACTTGATTATGTAGTTGTAAATGTTGGAAATATTGATTCCAATTTGAGTCATAAATATAAACAGGGAGAATCTCATCTTGTAAAAATAGATGAAGAAGAAATAAAAAAATTAAATGTTGAAATAATCAAAGGTAATTTTATAACAAATAAACATGGACTTGTAAGACATAATTCAGAAAAACTGGCATCTATTTTAATAGAAACAATAATGGATAAAAAGCTTTTATTTGACAGAAAGAAAATTATTGAATACTTCTATTTATCAGAAAGATTAAAACAAAATAAAAGTAAATAG
- the whiA gene encoding DNA-binding protein WhiA, protein MSFSLKVKNEVCRHSDMSKMEAISELSAIMKVSGTLMLGGNKQFSFKVMTENPAIARFIFTLLKKHFDIHTRIMVKKSNSLKKNNLYMVYITEEMGVKDLLKKVGLLKEENSIFALDYSIPKDVISDEKSRRAYIRGAFLGGGSVSNPEKTYHLEFVTHDNDYAKDLSKLINGYDLNSKVIKRKNSYIVYLKEGEQIVDLLNIIGAHAALLKLENVRIMKEMRNNVNRLVNCETANLSKTVNAAVRQVESIRIIQREIGLNRLPKNLRDIAELRLNYPDESLKELGEMLNPPVGKSGANHRLRRIEKIAEELKKEGR, encoded by the coding sequence ATGTCATTCTCACTTAAGGTAAAAAATGAAGTTTGTAGGCATTCAGATATGAGTAAGATGGAAGCTATATCAGAATTATCTGCTATAATGAAGGTTAGTGGTACTTTAATGCTTGGAGGAAATAAACAATTCAGTTTTAAAGTAATGACTGAAAATCCAGCTATTGCGAGATTTATATTTACGCTTTTAAAGAAACATTTTGATATACATACACGGATAATGGTAAAAAAAAGCAATTCTCTCAAAAAAAACAATCTTTATATGGTTTACATAACTGAGGAAATGGGCGTAAAAGATCTGCTCAAAAAAGTTGGACTTTTAAAGGAAGAAAATAGTATTTTTGCACTTGATTATAGTATTCCTAAAGATGTTATAAGTGATGAAAAAAGCAGAAGGGCGTACATAAGGGGAGCTTTTTTAGGTGGTGGAAGTGTGAGTAATCCTGAAAAAACATACCATCTTGAATTTGTAACACATGATAATGATTATGCAAAAGATCTGAGTAAACTCATAAATGGATATGACTTGAATTCAAAGGTTATAAAGAGAAAAAACAGTTATATTGTGTATTTAAAAGAAGGTGAACAGATAGTCGATCTTTTAAATATAATAGGCGCTCATGCAGCACTTTTGAAGCTTGAGAATGTAAGAATAATGAAAGAAATGAGAAATAATGTTAATAGACTTGTGAATTGTGAGACTGCAAATCTAAGTAAGACTGTAAATGCTGCAGTTAGACAGGTTGAAAGTATAAGGATAATACAAAGGGAAATAGGACTAAATAGATTGCCAAAAAATTTAAGGGATATAGCAGAGCTAAGATTGAATTACCCTGATGAATCTTTAAAGGAATTGGGAGAAATGTTAAATCCACCTGTTGGTAAGTCAGGTGCAAATCACAGACTTAGAAGGATAGAAAAGATTGCAGAGGAACTTAAGAAGGAAGGAAGGTAA